A genomic stretch from Malus domestica chromosome 15, GDT2T_hap1 includes:
- the LOC139192228 gene encoding glucan endo-1,3-beta-glucosidase 11-like — translation MPQACPPKHGSQPILPAHVPCQQKEDLILTAHSLSILQTSYPPSAGAFRRDLTGCITPILNFHAKTGSPFLINAYPYFAYKSNPKQVPLEYVIFQPNSGSLDPATNLHYDNMLFAQIDAVYSALGFLGFKKLPVHISETGWPSKGDEDEVDATPENAKKYNGNLIKLICQKKGTPLRPGSDLNIYVFALFNENMKPAPSSERNFGLFKPDGSPAYSIGLSTGNISFGNSNSSLGSGSGQGQVNPISNGGSPSGSSGTPYLSISSAPATERFHVIGWI, via the coding sequence ATGCCTCAAGCCTGCCCTCCAAAACATGGGTCACAGCCCATTCTTCCAGCCCACGTTCCTTGTCAACAAAAAGAAGACCTCATTCTCACCGCCCACTCCCTCTCCATTCTCCAGACCTCGTATCCGCCGTCCGCCGGCGCTTTCCGCCGAGATCTGACCGGCTGCATCACTCCGATCCTCAATTTCCACGCCAAAACCGGATCGCCGTTCCTGATCAATGCCTACCCTTACTTCGCTTACAAATCGAACCCTAAGCAAGTGCCGCTCGAGTACGTCATCTTCCAGCCGAACTCCGGCTCCCTTGATCCTGCCACCAATCTCCACTACGACAACATGCTGTTTGCCCAGATCGACGCCGTGTACTCCGCCCTGGGCTTCCTCGGTTTCAAGAAGCTCCCGGTCCACATCTCCGAGACCGGGTGGCCGTCAAAGGGCGACGAGGACGAGGTCGATGCGACGCCGGAGAACGCGAAGAAGTACAACGGTAATCTGATCAAGCTCATTTGCCAGAAGAAGGGCACGCCGCTCAGGCCCGGGTCGGATCTCAACATCTACGTGTTCGCCCTGTTCAATGAGAACATGAAACCCGCCCCGAGTTCAGAGAGGAACTTCGGGCTGTTTAAACCCGACGGGTCGCCCGCGTACTCAATCGGGCTGTCGACGGGCAACATTTCCTTTGGAAACTCTAATTCAAGTTTGGGTTCGGGTTCGGGCCAGGGACAGGTGAATCCGATTAGTAATGGTGGGTCTCCATCGGGTTCTTCCGGCACGCCATACTTGTCCATTTCCTCCGCCCCCGCCACGGAGAGATTCCATGTGATTGGTTGGATTTGA